The genomic window ACTTTCTATGATGTATAAAACTGCAGGTAAGATAACTTACAGCACGGATAGCCAACCAGACTGCAAGGTAGCACAAAATGATGATAGCCAGGGGaattaaacaacatgtaatcATAAGAACAATCATGTAGGACTGAACACCAGGGTCGTCACTTCCACTGAATACATCAGGTCCACAGGAAGTCTTCAGTCCATGAGGCCAGTACCTGAAACAAGACAACTTTTAATTTATGTCAACTGATAAACACTCAAGATCTTTATTATGTATATATCTGTAAGATAAAAACACAGGCTACCTGCTCCATCCAAAGATGGGAGGAGCGCACCATACAGCTGACCAGACCCAGGAGAACACAATTCCACCTGTGGCCCATTTGGCATCAAACTTGATGTTTCCAAAAGGTTTGCACACAACGACCCATCTCTCCCAGGAGATGATAGTCAGGGACCAGAGAGCAGTAATGCCTGTGTAAAGAAGCACAATACTCAGTAAAGGAAATTAACGAAATATGTAAGACCAAGAATTCCTCTCTTTGCAAACTGCTTCCAAATACCTTtccatgaaaaagaaaaaaaatatgaccaCTCACCACAAACTGAGACAGTGTAGCCCTCAAAGATGCACATAGGGTGTCCCAGAATGAAGTAACCAAAATACTGGTTGCATACACTGATGGTACTTGCAAAAACTGTCTCTCCAAGATCAGCAATAGCAAGATTGACCAAGATCCAGTTCAGAGGGTGAcggagttttttgaactttgcTGTAGCCACCAAGACAAGACCATTGGTGAAGACTGATAGAACGACCACAATAAACATCCAGAGTGTTGCGACATTGTAAACCCATCGAGGAGCAATGTGGTAATTCGGACCTTCAAAGGGATCTAGGGAAAAAAGCAAACCAATTTCACATATAGTCTCATGATTTAAAATTTAATGTGGTTCATATTGTCTTATTCTGTAAAGTATAGGAAGCAACAGTACTAACTTTTGTGTACATAACACAAATCTTGAATTCATGTAAACAGTGCATAAGCTTTCTAGTGAGGAAAATAGGACAACTGTCTGATGCTTGCATTTAAGTTTGACAATACTGTGCaacaatatttactttttcaaaCTGTCGAGCTCTAAATCctcaaatatgtcaaatataactgaaaaaaacaccaaatttaATGAATTCAGTAAGTTATGCTTTCAATCACATATTACGTCCCTCCAAACACACTCAATTAACCAAATTTAATAAGTTTAAGTCAACAAATTTCAACCATACTAACTTTCTGATGTCAGATTCAGTGTCTGAATAGTGAGCAAAAAACAGCAGTACATCATTACATTTGAATCAGGATCTAATTGAAAACTTAACTTTAAAAAGCAGACGACCACTGGCAAAAGATGAATAGATTATGATCTGCTCTGGTTTGAAGTTCTGCTGTCATTCCTTGTAGGTCCTTACTTTTTGTTACAATCACTCATATAATGCACATGCCCatcaaattattaataaaataaaatggcaaTACTGTACCCTTGGTATGATTGCTGTTTGTGTAAACAAAGGCAGATCCTCTTGTTGAGTCTTCATAGTTTCGCCTTGCAGCAAATGCCTGTTTTCCCCACTCTTCTGCCATTCTGACCTTCAAAGTCGTCTTTAGTAGCTGGCCTTTCCTGTCACTCGTAACCTCCTTGGGTGACTGGTACCACACATCTGACCTTAGCTTTTATACTTATGCTTCAGAGACCTCCAATAGGATTAGGTCACAATCAAATTACAGTGCAGTATGCTGCGTTGCAGTGACACTCAGCAAGGCAATGGACTTGAACTGTAATAAAACTATGAGCCAATTAGGTTAAGATACAAAATACCAGAATAACTGTGTTTGAAAGCGGATTTCCTTCCACCCACTTAAAATGGGGATTATTTGTGAGACCTGTGACTGACATGTTATTGAGAATTTTGAGCCATTTTTTGCCTTCATTAAGTCCTGCCGTAGTCAATATTGTCTATTTCTTACAACTATAGAAATGTTGAAATTAGTATTATACGCAACATTCAATTTGTTTctcaaataatcatttaagcTCCAAATCAAATGTTTATTATCTCATACTTTTTGATGCGAAGAAACA from Thunnus maccoyii chromosome 3, fThuMac1.1, whole genome shotgun sequence includes these protein-coding regions:
- the opn1lw1 gene encoding red-sensitive opsin-1 isoform X1; amino-acid sequence: MAEEWGKQAFAARRNYEDSTRGSAFVYTNSNHTKDPFEGPNYHIAPRWVYNVATLWMFIVVVLSVFTNGLVLVATAKFKKLRHPLNWILVNLAIADLGETVFASTISVCNQYFGYFILGHPMCIFEGYTVSVCGITALWSLTIISWERWVVVCKPFGNIKFDAKWATGGIVFSWVWSAVWCAPPIFGWSRYWPHGLKTSCGPDVFSGSDDPGVQSYMIVLMITCCLIPLAIIILCYLAVWLAIRAVALQQKESESTQKAEREVSRMVVVMILAYCLCWGPYTFFACFAAANPGYAFHPLAAAMPAYFAKSATIYNPIIYVFMNRQFRTCILQLFGKEADDGSEVSTSKTEVSSVAPA
- the opn1lw1 gene encoding red-sensitive opsin-1 isoform X2, with amino-acid sequence MNKHLTASNGTKVTFADPFEGPNYHIAPRWVYNVATLWMFIVVVLSVFTNGLVLVATAKFKKLRHPLNWILVNLAIADLGETVFASTISVCNQYFGYFILGHPMCIFEGYTVSVCGITALWSLTIISWERWVVVCKPFGNIKFDAKWATGGIVFSWVWSAVWCAPPIFGWSRYWPHGLKTSCGPDVFSGSDDPGVQSYMIVLMITCCLIPLAIIILCYLAVWLAIRAVALQQKESESTQKAEREVSRMVVVMILAYCLCWGPYTFFACFAAANPGYAFHPLAAAMPAYFAKSATIYNPIIYVFMNRQFRTCILQLFGKEADDGSEVSTSKTEVSSVAPA